The following nucleotide sequence is from Lathamus discolor isolate bLatDis1 chromosome Z, bLatDis1.hap1, whole genome shotgun sequence.
TCATCTTCAGGCTGGGCAAATGCActtctctcagcctctcctcatactCCATGTGCTCCACCCCCCCTTACTTATCTCTGTGGCTCTCAGCTAAACTGTCACCAGCTTAGCACTCTTCCTGTGCTCTAGAGTGTTCATAACTGCACACGGTACACCAAACATGCTTTCATAAATACTAAACACAGAACAAGaatctcctcccttccctgctggcaATGTGGGCTGTGCACTTCAAGAAGCAGTGGTTATTTACAGTTACAGGTTTTAAGAGGTCATTATcaaccccacaaaaaaataaCCAAGCTTATTTTCTAACCATATGCTGACTTACTCAGTTTATTCCTTACTTTATCAATTCCAGGCACAAGCCTACAGATGACTTCCACCTTCTCTGGCTGGAGTCCCACTTCTTCCTTAGCTTCTCGAAGAGCAGTATCAATTTCATCTTTATCAGCTGCATCACTTTTACCTCCTGGAAAACACACTTCCCCTGGCGATCTTCTCAGCTAGAATTTAAAGGAGTACTACTGTTAAATATAACaaatttacatttcttcttGGATACACAAAAATGCTTGATCTTACTGCAGATTCACTTTACGTTTATCAGTCAAAGAAGCTGGGAGTGGTGGTTAAGAGTTTCTGCAAGCTGAAGAAATGTGCCTTATCAAGAGCTACACAAGAGAAAGCCAGGCTTATACCCAACTAATCCATAAACCCTCTCACTATCAGGATTACATATATCACTTGTGCAGTACTGTGTAATTCCTACTATACATTCTAAATCTAGACTTTTCATCATCCTGCTTGCATGAGAGATTGACAGATGAATCTAGGCAGACAACTTGAATACTGAGATTGAAGTACTTAAAAGTAAGAAGGAGAACTTCTAAAATGCAcaattaaatcatagaatagtctgtgttggaaaggaccttaagatcatccagttccaaacccccagGCACAGGCAATGATGACTCACACTAGACCACGCTGCTCAAGACTCTGTCCAAACTgctcttgaacactgccaaggatggagcatttactgcttctttgggcaacctgtgccagtgccccaccacccttacagtaaagaacttcttccttgtatctatcctgaacttccctgttcaagtttgagcccattacctcttgtcctatccctttAAATATATCATAGTAATAGGCCTGGATATcaaacagcagtaaaaagcCCCTTTACAATCAATTTATCAGCTAAGTGACTGCAATTATTAGGGTCTTAAAATTTCTAAGACCCCAAAAACTTCCACTTTTCAGCCACAGAAAAACAGGCAAGTCCCTGGATAGAGGCAGCTGATCGGGGAGGGTGCGGGGAAAACGCTGGCAGAAATCTTCTGGGGATGTAGGCTGCTGCCTTTCACACACGAACAGGAGAAAAGAGTAATAGTAAATGCAGATTGAAAGTCACATTAATAAAAACAGGACTGAATTGTGTTTAAGTCataggaaacaaaaccaatttccttttctgatcCAGAAGTCACCTTTTACTGTCATACTCTTCTGGGTATCCAGCATTTTTGTGGCATCTAAATATAAGAATCATAAgcagagaaccacagaatagttaagaaaggagcttaagatcacccagttccaaccctcctgccatgggaagagacaccttgcactaaagcATGTTCACCCAAGAccgcatccaacctggccttgaacactgccagggatggagcattcacagcttccttgggcaacccattccatcacctcaccaccctcacagtaaagaacttccttcttatatctaatctaaacttcccctgtttaagttttaacccattatcccttgtcctatcactacagttcctataCACTACAGCACCGGAATATCTGCTTGTAACCCCAGGCACACTGCTTGGCATTAGAGAAGCAGACCCTGGCACACGAGACGGGGACGGGAGCCAAGCCACACGGCGGGaggcagcacacagggagcGAGACGCCGGCAGCCATCTCACTCCCCGGCCCACCTACCTGCATGGACCGCACCGTGAGCAGCAGGTGCAGCTTCCCCGCCCTCACCATCAGCGGCAGGAGAACAGAGGCTCTGGCCAGCGGCAAGTGGGAGAACCTATCCCGCACATCGAACTCCCTCAAGCGCAGCCTGGCCTTCTCTTTGATACTGTTTCTAGGAGCAAACAGAAACGACCGCCATGACACAGGGCAGGTGTCTGTCCGCAGCGCTGAACCCAACAGCCGCGGTGCCTAGGCCGCTGACACACCGCTCACCGCCCTTCCTCTAACCGGACCTGCTTCTGGCGGACCCGGGCAGGGCTTGTTGCTTGCGGCAGCGCAGCACGGCCCGGCCGCGAGCGGAGGAAAACTATGGATGTCCGGTAcctttccagctccccctcCGGCTCCTCAGCCGCCATCTTTGTCACCCCCGACCCGAGCGGGGACCACCCCTTCCGCACCGCGTCCCGCCCACCCGCCGTGACTGACGGCCTCCTCCGCCAATCAACAAGCGGGGGTCTTCGACGGACAGCTGGGCGCAGGGGTTCCGCTCAGGGGGTGGTCGCTGACGGGACGGTCAGGGCGAGGGCAGTGGGCGCGGTCCGTTCCGGGGCGCAGGCTCCGGGGCTCAGTGTACTCCGGGaagggcggcagcagcagcccgCAGTGCTCGCTACAGCTGGGAGAAGCAGGAGCCGTGGGGCGGTGTGGGATCGCGGCCCTCCCTCGGGGGATGTAGGTGGGTGGCAGCGGGCGGGGGCGCTGGGCTCCCGTGTGAGCCGGTCCCGTGCCTTAGTCGGGGGTCTGGTCATACAGGCACCCCCGTGCTCCCCTCACCTGCTGTAAGGGATGGCTGAAGTGAGAGGTGGCAGCCTCCAGCTGCCGGGGGCTGTGGAAGGAGCTATGGCACGCCTTCGGGAGCGCGGTCACCTGCGGTCTGTGAGAGCTACAGGGCATCAAAACACCCTCTTGCTCTCAGTTTACAgtggaataaaaccaaaacaaaccaaggtCTCAGAGCTTATTTTGATCATTCAGTACAAGTAGGAAACAGTGTCAGAGACCACCACAGCTTGGTGCAgttcctgggcagcctgggcAGTAAAATCGAACTTCCAATTCTTGTTACAGATGCACAAGTAGCAGAAGTAGTTTCCTGCTGCATTGTTTTATCATCTGGTTTTAACAGCTGGTTACCCGCGTTTAACGTGACACCTCCATAGTGCAATCAACATCGGATCCTGCAAAACCCAAGGCACAACACCCCAATTACATTCAATGTACAAGAACTAATCTCAGTCTAGCTACTTTAGTGTTTACTTTTTAGATTTTTTGCTATGTTTACTTGTTTTATTGCATTAAGATAAAGAACCAAATATGTTTTCCACTAGGTATGCGCTTTGTACAGTTGACTTAATTAACCTCGGGTCCTGAAATGCTTATTCAGCCTATTTGTTACACAAAGAATTGTGTATGTATTTATGCACACAAAAGTCTCGTAAAAATAAGCACAGTTTATATACAATATGCCTAATGTGTTACATCACGTAGcaagttaaaactgaaacataaTGGCATACACATGTATATGTCCTGTGATTCCAGCAGACTATAATACATGGCTATTGCTCTGTCGAGGTTTCACTGGAACTTGGACAAAACTGATTCACCTTTAAACTGTTCTACATAATtattataagaaaaaatatgtggAGTAGTATCTTAAGAAAATGTAGTTCTTCAGTGAGAAGAGTGCAATTAGTAGATTACTTATTATTCAGACATTTTAGTGTTCCAGACGACTGATATTATCAGATCTTATACTTCTCTTTGGCTTTCTCTTTCAGAATGCAGatgtgctaaaaaaaaaaaaacaaaaaaaacagtgaaaaagtaCAATTTTAGTCAATCTTTACCttcaaagaaaatgcaagaatGTATTTCAGTCATATTCCAAGCGTTGtaagcaaaacacagaacagtAACCCTTGAGAGGCAGGTTGCAATTTACCACTTGCAGTAAAATTGAGGTGTTTAAATTACAGATGGGCTTGGAAGCAATACTTAGATTTGTATATTCTGAAGAGGTCAGGTCTGTTATTCATATCACTTTGCAATAGCATGGATCCAATATCTGTCTTATTAAAAagacttcaaaatgaaaaactgcATGCTTCCAGCCATCCTGGAGGATTCAGAATACCGGACAGCAGGGCTGGGCCACAAGACTTGTAGAGTAgatccaaccctaactattctgtggttctatgattcaagGAAAGGTAAGGCATAAGAAGTTCCACATTTACATTGA
It contains:
- the NUDT7 gene encoding peroxisomal coenzyme A diphosphatase NUDT7; translation: MAAEEPEGELERYRTSIVFLRSRPGRAALPQATSPARVRQKQAPRLLGSALRTDTCPVSWRSFLFAPRNSIKEKARLRLREFDVRDRFSHLPLARASVLLPLMVRAGKLHLLLTVRSMQLRRSPGEVCFPGGKSDAADKDEIDTALREAKEEVGLQPEKVEVICRLVPGIDKMNYLVTPVVGFIEDTFQPSPNPDEVSNVFVMPLEYFIKPLNYQTVHYKTSSGYHGRMHSFTYDDPEHEMSFRIWGLTAHFAVFLALVIFRRRPTFEVDYDLDNLTSSSENYFMNLYASVYERKKSNI